One genomic region from Remersonia thermophila strain ATCC 22073 chromosome 1, whole genome shotgun sequence encodes:
- a CDS encoding 40S ribosomal protein uS9, whose protein sequence is MATQAVQVFGKKKNATAVARCVAGKGLIRVNGKPLKLFAPEILRAKLYEPILILGTDKFADVDIRIRVSGGGHTSQVYATRQAIAKAIVAYYAKYVDEHSKNTLKSALIQFDRSLLVADPRRCEPKKFGGRGARARFQKSYR, encoded by the exons ATGGCGACCCAAGCAGTTCAAGTGttcggcaagaagaagaatgCCACCG CCGTCGCTCGGTGCGTCGCGGGCAAGGGCCTCATCCGCGTGAACGGCAAGCCGCTCAAGCTGTTCGCCCCCGAGATCCTCCGGGCGAAGCTTTACGAGCCCATCCTCATCCTGGGCACCGACAAGTTCGCCGATGTCGACATTCGCATCCGGGTCTCTGGCGGTGGTCACACCTCCCAGGTCTATGCGACGCGCCAGGCT ATTGCCAAGGCTATC GTCGCCTACTACGCCAAGTATGTCGATGAGCACTCGAAGAACACCCTCAAGTCCGCCCTCATCCAGTTCGACCGCAGCCTACTAGTGGCCGACCCCAGGCGTTGCGAGCCCAAGAAGTTCGGTGGTCGTGGTGCCCGCGCGAGGTTCCAGAAGTCGTATCGTTGA